Proteins encoded in a region of the Novibacillus thermophilus genome:
- the lpdA gene encoding dihydrolipoyl dehydrogenase — MVVGDFANEVDVLVVGGGPGGYVAAIRAAQLGRDVTLVEKGALGGVCLNVGCIPSKALISAAELAERMKQAGNMGVVAENVSVDFLKMQEWKNGVVKQLTKGVGQLLKSNKITVVQGEAYFSGTDQVRVATEESSETYKFNDCIVATGSSSAELKALPFDGERIISSTEALNLQQVPKNMIVVGGGYIGLELGTAYAKLGSDVTILEGMDQLLPGTDPKVVRIITKNLKKQKVTFKTNAFVKKADVHGDSVTVTADVKGEEQTFTADVVLVSVGRHPNTSDLGLEQIGVELDDKGFVKVNEKMQTNVDHIYAIGDITGPPMLAHKASYEGKVAAEVIAGEASAVDYRAMPYVVFSDPEIAYTGLSEEEAKAEGYDVTSFRFPFPANGRALSMNAADGFVNVVADRETQRILGVQIVGPEASSLIAEAVMAIEFGATAEDIALTIHAHPTLPEVIQEAAEGILGHAIHTANR, encoded by the coding sequence ATGGTCGTTGGAGATTTTGCGAACGAAGTGGACGTGTTGGTTGTGGGTGGCGGACCAGGCGGTTACGTCGCAGCCATTCGCGCTGCCCAACTCGGTCGGGATGTCACTCTCGTAGAAAAAGGGGCACTAGGTGGAGTATGTCTCAATGTCGGGTGTATACCGTCTAAAGCGTTAATCTCCGCTGCAGAATTGGCAGAGAGAATGAAACAAGCGGGCAACATGGGGGTTGTAGCGGAGAACGTATCCGTTGACTTTTTGAAAATGCAGGAATGGAAGAACGGCGTCGTGAAGCAGTTGACGAAAGGCGTCGGGCAATTGCTGAAAAGCAACAAAATTACCGTTGTCCAAGGAGAAGCGTATTTCTCCGGAACGGACCAGGTGAGGGTCGCAACAGAAGAGAGCAGTGAAACGTACAAGTTTAACGACTGCATTGTCGCGACTGGTTCGTCATCGGCTGAACTGAAAGCATTGCCGTTTGACGGCGAACGCATTATTTCCTCCACTGAAGCGCTGAACCTTCAACAAGTACCGAAGAACATGATCGTCGTCGGCGGCGGTTACATCGGGCTTGAACTCGGAACAGCGTATGCCAAACTGGGGAGCGACGTCACGATCCTGGAAGGCATGGACCAGCTTCTGCCCGGAACGGATCCGAAAGTCGTGCGCATCATCACGAAAAATTTGAAGAAACAGAAAGTCACATTTAAGACGAACGCTTTTGTGAAAAAGGCAGACGTTCACGGTGACAGCGTGACCGTGACAGCCGACGTGAAGGGAGAAGAGCAGACGTTTACCGCCGACGTCGTCCTCGTGTCCGTCGGACGGCACCCAAACACGAGCGACTTAGGTTTGGAACAGATCGGCGTAGAACTAGACGACAAAGGGTTTGTCAAAGTAAACGAAAAAATGCAGACGAACGTCGACCACATTTACGCCATCGGTGACATAACAGGCCCACCGATGCTGGCGCACAAAGCGAGCTACGAAGGGAAAGTGGCGGCAGAAGTGATCGCCGGCGAAGCGAGCGCCGTCGACTACCGGGCGATGCCGTACGTCGTGTTCAGCGACCCTGAAATTGCCTATACCGGGCTCTCGGAAGAGGAAGCGAAAGCCGAAGGTTATGACGTTACTTCCTTCCGTTTTCCTTTCCCGGCAAACGGGCGGGCCTTGTCGATGAATGCGGCAGACGGATTTGTCAATGTCGTCGCTGACAGAGAGACACAGCGCATCCTCGGCGTGCAAATCGTCGGCCCTGAAGCGTCATCCCTCATTGCAGAAGCGGTCATGGCCATCGAATTCGGCGCAACAGCCGAAGACATTGCCCTGACGATTCACGCCCATCCCACCTTGCCGGAGGTGATCCAGGAAGCAGCCGAAGGCATATTAGGTCACGCCATTCACACGGCGAACAGGTAA
- a CDS encoding gamma-glutamyl-gamma-aminobutyrate hydrolase family protein has protein sequence MKPAIGLTVHADRGASGDLYPGHPLLYVERHYVDTIVHHGMSPILVPVVQDGDFIRHLVGKLDGLVLTGGGFLRLHPTPQPLPGLKGTGSGRYAFERALLQAMIPKGAPILGICRGAQMINDVRGGTLTNLDGKTTAEHHQGRKGISGDQATHAVRLSPASRIANWIGLHRIEVNSFHRQAVSRLGTGLKAVGWSEEDGVIEVFEGVDHPWLIGLQFHPEQLWRTYAYWTKFFAQLRQAAIQYKRSQSE, from the coding sequence ATGAAACCGGCGATTGGTTTGACAGTGCACGCAGATCGAGGAGCGTCCGGTGATCTGTACCCGGGTCACCCCCTACTTTACGTAGAACGCCACTACGTCGACACGATAGTACACCACGGCATGTCCCCCATCCTGGTACCTGTTGTGCAAGATGGGGATTTCATTCGACACCTTGTGGGCAAACTGGACGGCCTCGTTTTAACTGGCGGAGGTTTTTTAAGGTTACACCCTACTCCCCAACCGCTGCCTGGACTTAAAGGCACTGGCTCTGGGCGGTATGCCTTTGAACGGGCACTTCTTCAAGCGATGATACCCAAAGGCGCCCCGATATTGGGGATATGCCGCGGCGCCCAAATGATCAACGACGTACGGGGAGGGACGCTCACAAATTTGGACGGGAAGACGACGGCTGAACACCACCAAGGGAGAAAGGGGATTTCAGGCGATCAGGCGACTCATGCGGTTCGCCTGTCGCCCGCCAGCCGAATCGCCAACTGGATCGGCCTCCATCGCATTGAAGTGAACTCGTTTCACCGCCAAGCCGTATCTAGGCTTGGAACAGGGTTAAAAGCGGTAGGATGGTCTGAAGAGGACGGAGTGATCGAAGTGTTTGAAGGTGTAGACCACCCATGGCTGATTGGGTTGCAATTTCACCCGGAACAATTGTGGCGCACCTATGCTTATTGGACCAAATTTTTTGCTCAGCTCCGCCAGGCCGCCATTCAGTATAAACGCTCTCAATCTGAATAA
- a CDS encoding alpha-ketoacid dehydrogenase subunit beta produces MAKMTMVQAVRDAMRVAMEQDERVVVFGEDVGPNGGVFRATDGLHKEYGEKRIFDTPLAESAIIGHAVGMAALGMKPIAEIQFMGFIYEAMDQIASQAGRLRSRSGGRFNIPMVLRTPFGGGVKTPELHSDSLETIFMHSPGWKIAIPSNPYDAKGMLLAAIEDPDPVLFMESMPLYRSVKQEVPEEAYTVPLGQANIVKEGQDATILTYGNMVRVSQRAVEQLEKERDASIEIVDLRTLIPLDMETIASSVEKTGRVVVVTEHVRTAGAASEIITRINERSILHVKAPIQRVTGLDTPYPISALEDDWLPSPKRIQEALADVLDFD; encoded by the coding sequence ATGGCGAAAATGACCATGGTGCAAGCTGTGCGAGATGCGATGCGGGTCGCGATGGAGCAGGACGAACGCGTCGTCGTTTTCGGCGAAGACGTCGGACCGAACGGCGGGGTCTTCCGAGCGACAGACGGCTTGCACAAGGAGTATGGGGAGAAACGCATTTTCGACACCCCGCTGGCAGAGTCGGCGATCATCGGGCATGCCGTCGGCATGGCCGCTCTCGGGATGAAGCCGATCGCTGAAATCCAGTTTATGGGCTTTATATACGAAGCAATGGACCAAATCGCTTCCCAGGCAGGGCGGTTGCGTTCCCGTTCCGGCGGAAGGTTTAACATCCCAATGGTCCTCCGCACGCCCTTCGGCGGCGGCGTGAAAACCCCTGAACTGCACTCCGACAGTTTGGAGACGATCTTTATGCACAGTCCGGGGTGGAAAATCGCCATTCCCAGCAACCCTTACGATGCGAAAGGAATGCTGCTTGCGGCCATTGAAGACCCTGATCCGGTGTTATTTATGGAATCGATGCCGCTTTACCGCTCAGTGAAGCAAGAAGTGCCAGAAGAGGCCTACACCGTTCCCCTGGGGCAGGCGAATATTGTAAAAGAAGGGCAAGACGCGACGATTTTGACGTACGGCAACATGGTGCGCGTCTCGCAAAGAGCCGTGGAACAATTGGAAAAAGAGCGGGATGCGTCGATAGAGATTGTCGATTTAAGAACGTTGATCCCGCTGGACATGGAGACGATCGCGTCTTCGGTGGAAAAGACGGGACGGGTGGTCGTCGTCACGGAGCACGTGCGCACGGCCGGCGCTGCATCAGAAATTATTACGCGTATTAACGAGCGATCCATTTTGCACGTGAAGGCCCCAATTCAACGTGTGACCGGCCTCGATACGCCGTACCCGATATCTGCGTTGGAAGACGACTGGCTCCCATCCCCGAAACGCATCCAAGAAGCCCTTGCGGATGTTTTGGATTTTGATTAA
- a CDS encoding TRAP transporter large permease subunit has protein sequence MLGVPLPIWYLITLLVFVAILFVVLKRPMYEVMALSFVFTIVITGKFDLFWSSLLYPSTSSLFYAIFAFMVVAVVFDETKVVQRIIRLILSVVGRFRGGAGYVSLLGSTFMAALSGTGPGNVAATGVFTIPTMKKTGFPSPLAATTEMSASMLGNLIPPSGIVILTFGILEELHPGSIALSSWMIAAYGIGLWFFVQRWLTLWGFCKYYDVQPIPEEERPRFRQSFKLGWPALILPALIFIPLFMDAQMQNWIKGRIGEAGAEAFSFSVLMFTPGMAAAYALWIGRKAMSSGKINRSALNDMFRHSLNRVVPISVTIYMAYATSQVFVELGMEDAVRDWFVSLGLTTTVLIVVLPLFFMLLGMILPGSSQIAILGGATIASFAALGGDPVLFAALLPAMTGALEGMTPPLALGMYVAMGIAGSGFKETAKLTIIWVACHVLLSMLLLTGMLPVLGL, from the coding sequence ATGTTAGGCGTTCCTTTGCCAATCTGGTATTTAATCACTCTTCTCGTTTTCGTCGCCATTTTGTTCGTCGTTTTAAAACGACCGATGTACGAAGTAATGGCGCTTTCTTTCGTCTTTACCATTGTCATCACGGGAAAGTTCGACTTGTTTTGGTCTTCGCTGTTGTATCCGTCAACGAGCAGTTTGTTTTACGCGATTTTTGCGTTTATGGTAGTGGCGGTCGTGTTCGATGAGACGAAAGTCGTTCAGCGCATTATTCGTCTCATCTTGTCTGTCGTCGGACGGTTTCGCGGTGGTGCCGGTTACGTTTCACTGTTGGGGAGTACGTTTATGGCTGCGTTGTCAGGCACTGGACCAGGCAATGTAGCAGCAACCGGTGTCTTCACCATTCCGACGATGAAAAAAACGGGCTTTCCCTCCCCCCTCGCCGCCACGACGGAAATGTCGGCCAGTATGCTGGGAAACCTCATTCCCCCTTCAGGAATTGTCATCTTGACATTCGGCATTCTGGAAGAACTCCATCCCGGAAGTATTGCGCTCAGCAGCTGGATGATCGCAGCTTACGGAATCGGGTTGTGGTTTTTTGTCCAACGGTGGTTGACACTGTGGGGGTTTTGTAAGTACTACGACGTACAGCCGATTCCAGAGGAAGAACGCCCCCGTTTTCGCCAAAGTTTCAAACTCGGCTGGCCAGCCCTCATACTGCCTGCCCTTATTTTCATCCCTTTATTTATGGACGCGCAAATGCAAAACTGGATTAAAGGGCGCATTGGCGAAGCAGGTGCCGAGGCTTTTTCTTTCTCCGTTCTCATGTTTACGCCAGGCATGGCTGCCGCTTACGCGTTGTGGATCGGGAGGAAGGCGATGTCTTCCGGAAAAATTAACAGGTCCGCTTTGAACGACATGTTTCGACATTCGTTAAACCGCGTCGTCCCCATCAGCGTTACCATTTATATGGCGTACGCCACATCGCAAGTGTTCGTAGAATTAGGCATGGAGGATGCGGTGCGGGACTGGTTTGTCTCCCTCGGGCTGACGACGACAGTACTGATCGTTGTACTCCCGTTATTCTTTATGTTGCTGGGCATGATACTGCCCGGATCATCGCAAATCGCCATTTTGGGGGGTGCCACGATCGCCTCCTTTGCCGCTTTAGGCGGAGATCCCGTTCTCTTCGCGGCTCTGCTCCCGGCGATGACCGGGGCGCTGGAAGGGATGACGCCGCCTTTGGCCCTTGGCATGTACGTGGCGATGGGCATCGCCGGCTCCGGTTTTAAGGAAACAGCCAAATTAACGATCATTTGGGTCGCGTGTCACGTATTGCTCAGTATGTTGCTCTTGACAGGGATGTTGCCCGTACTGGGATTGTAA